The DNA sequence TTGCTCACTGAAAGAGCGTCATAAGCTTACGTGATATTCCTATGTGAtgccatttgtatttatttatttatttatttgcattcagTCTTGGTGAAATATCTAATTCTTTCTTTTGATCGATTAATTCTTTCTTTTTCGGAAGTGTTACATTTGCAACAGATATTGCGTAGAATgcgtattttctttcttttgaagagCCGCTTCAGTAAGAGAAACGGTGCTCATTTTTTTAGCATTTCTTTAACTTTCGTAAAGCATGGAACTACAACATGACTTCATGCTGTTAACACCCATAGTCTGCACATCTGTCCAAGTCCAACACAGTATAAGTTCGGCTTATAAAAATAGTCTAAATGTGTGGATATATAACAGGGTTCTGTACAGAACCTAAGTTGCCCCAATGAACCATTCAAATCAATTTTAGTAGCCTATAGCTAATTTTCAGTGTGTTATGTGGAATAAATTGGAACAAACAACAAGAAAATGCTTTTAACACAAATgtatttatgttatgttataagAATGAGCTCTTTGAGTTAATATCTCTTCGCTGTGCGATCTTCTGCAATACAGCTGGTGTTCATTTGGGATGAGACTCTAGTGGTACTGTCTGCCCAGGGCGGACACGACGACCATCAGAAACTTCTGCCAAGCCTCCTGGATGTCAGCACTGAAACCTGCGGGTCCGAACTTCATGGCTGCGACCACAGTGATGCAATCCGAGAGGAGCTGTAGAAGATACAGATTATTAGACAGTTGTCCTCCaatgacaattaattaattaattaattaatctgaGCACAACACAACCGTTTTCTTTAATTGACACCCTTTTGTTACTGGTTTTTCCGATTGCCCTGCACTTTTTTGTTATTCCTGcgcactcaaaacctaccctgaAGTTGTCGGGATCCACATGCAGTTTCTCAGAGTGCATTACACTCAACGGGGCAAAGGTGGCCTTGATGTTATCCATGTTCTTAATGGCTCTCTCCAGACCTCCCATCACGGTCCTTCCGTGAGCTGCCACCTTGGGGTTACCCATGATGGCAGCGGGGCTTGACAGGTTGCCAAAGCTGGCAAAATATCTCTGAGTCCAGGGATACACGATCAGACACCTAAATAAACAGAAGCATTAGCAAAGGCAATGAATAAACTCGGTTGGTATCATCAGTTATGTGTCTATGTCGAGAGTGATGCAGTGATACCTGGCCAGGGCTTGAGGTCCGATTTCATCGGGATTGAGTTTTCCCCACAGCCCAAGGATGGCACTGCGCTCAAAATCTGTCCACTCAACCATGTTGACGCTTTACGATGTCACGGGTACTTGCTGTTCAGTAGGAATCGCTTGTAAAAAAGAATGAAACCGGAGCACAATTTATTGATGTGTGATGTCTCCGCCCATATAAAAATTCAATGTCTTATTGGATGATTTTTCTCAGCAGGACGTGCATACGTGTCTGGACCTCACTGATCGGATCCCGTCCAAATATTTATActtgtttttctaaaaaaaaaatgtaaccttcAACGACCTTTTCTTTTGGCTCCAACTTTTTGTTGatcaaatgcaaatgcaaatgcaaaaaaaataaaaaaataaaaaaataaaaataaatgtgatgtgTGCTCAATCTCCATGACCCAAAACGTGCCTCACTGAGTTACATTTTTTAAGTTTCCCCCAAAATCAGGTAATCAAACAAAAGTCAATAAAGGACAAAAGAAGAATaaaatttaatgtaaatgtatacacCTTTAAACGAGCTTTAAactccattgttttaatttaattgattttaaGTTCATTACATGGGAATCAGCTAAAAtaatttatatctttttttaaagtacaataacattattttgaaattaatagtaatttgaTTAGGCATTTGCACCATGATTCTGGAAACATGACACAATTAGCCTATGCAATTTtgtttacactcaaaaaaataaataaataataataaaaaaaaaagcatagaagcgtttaaaattttttttttttttttttttttttttaacaaaatatcatGTGAGGTAGAGGGATTTGCTCAAACAAAACTTCTGTTACAGTCAAAAATCACAGAAGCACACTGAATGACAGTCAGACTGAAAAAAAGATTtagccaaaatatatatatatatagatatataaactTACAAAGTGGAAAAAGGTCAATGTGCAGGGAGTTAAAAAAACAGACATGCAAACGTTTCAGCCCATATCTTTCTACAAAAGTCTatctaattaaatgtattaatcattaataaattaaaatacctGCAGTTTTATTCATTTGATTGAATGTTGCAatcaaattgaaatgcgtaattcTTAAaattaggctaaaatattttgtgtgtatgtttttatGTGCACTTGAACAATGCATGCagaatatatatattctgaataaTAGGTTTTAGTATTgtgatttaatattttgttataggCTAAGGGGACTTTGTCGTTGTTTTAAATTTGGCAAAAATGATGGATCATGGTATTAATGACGACATTTACTCGAAGCGCGTCAAGGATTTGGATAGAAAACTTTAGTTATCTTAATTAAACACGAAGCACGAAACTGGCAAGTTTTTGATTGGACACAAGAAGTTGGAGATCAGCAGTCATGCGTTTACGAGGTGTGGTTTGGACCGATTACCTGGGTGTGTCTCTCCATAGTTTAATATAAAAAGTGGGACAAATTCCTGTTTTCGTCAACATCTTTTTCGGAAGACAATTGAACTTGAGAAAAAGAAGACGCAGCGATGAGTCTCTCTGATAAGGACAAGGCCACTGTCAAGGCTCTCTGGAACAAGATCAGCTCCAGGGCTGATGAAATCGGTGCTGAAGCCCTCGGCAGGTAATGATCTATTTTCTTCACGAGGATAACATCACTAAAAGACAATGCTATATTGAAACGTGTAAAATGCATTTCATACTAACAATGCTTTGTCAAAGAAATCATATTTATGCTAAATGAAATGGTTTATTATTTCTTATAACCAAACTCACTTTCTTCTGAAGTGCTCTTATTATCTTGCTGTTCATTTCTAATATTTTCTCCTTTGTTGTTTTCGTCAGAATGCTCACCGTCTACCCCCAGACCAAGACCTACTTCGCTCACTGGGCTGACCTGAGCCCTGGCTCTGGTCCCGTGAAGAAGCACGGCAAGACGATCATGGCTGCAGTCGGCGACGCCGTTGGAAAACTAGACGACCTTGTGGGAGGTCTGGCTTCCCTCAGTGAACTTCACGCTTTTAAGCTACGTGTTGACCCGTCCAACTTCAAGGTACACCAAGACAACCCAAATGCTCTACATCTGGTATCACTTTGATTGCCCAGTTAGGTCATGACTCTTTTTTCTTTCATCCTTTTCTAGATCCTCGCACACAACCTCATAGTTGTCATTGGCATGCTCTTCCCTGGGGACTTCACCCCAGATGTTCACGTGTCAGTTGACAAGTTTTTCCAGAACTTGGCCCTGGCTCTCTCAGAGAAATACCGCTAAACGTCCAGTGGAGAGTAATCTTCAGCATGCAACACTGTGCGGCACCTCACCCTTACCAACTCATGTGTGATGTCTGAATACAATTTCTCAATAAACGGCACAGAACTACATTATTCGGTCGTGTTTAGTTTTTTGTCTTTGTTCATAATAGAATATTTGAGTCGATCAGGTGTGTTGGCAGACCCTTTTATACGGGTATATTTAAGGTCACTGAGTCTCACGGATATGTCTTGCTTGAAATGTTTTTCCATTCAAAAGTATAGGTCTTACACCTGAGCGTAGGTGGCTTATTACTCACGGGCAGTGACAATAACTCGTAACTCACACATCACTGCCAACGTTTGAGCTCAGATCCTTCAAATACTGATGTGGTAACGGACATATAGGCTATAGATTCCTAGAGACAACGTGAGAAGGGCAACTCGATTATGAGAGAGATCTCCAAGAGTTATCATCATCATTCAAAACAAGTTAATCAGTCACACAGTACTGCTGGGTTGAGTTTACAGAGCATGGGGAGAAGTTTTATAACTATTAAAGATAAAAGAACAACGTTCTGTGAAGACGAACACATTTGAAAATATTGCATTAAATTATTGGTTTACACTTCACAATAAGATTCTATTCGTGAACATTAGTTACTTAATGTATTACGTATGAGGAACTAATAATGACTTTTTACAGCATTATAAACttatttaaagttaatttataaaaataccaaTGTTATGTGTTAATgctagttcataatgcataaacTAATTCTTACATATACAGCTTTTGAAGTAAAAATATGTAGGCTAATAGTGGGCTGTGTTGAAATGAACGTTAATcaagattaagaaatgctgtaaaagtatattgttaattgttagttcatgatattaacaaacacaaccttattgtaaagtttgatCAAATATTGTGTGTCATATAGGCTACTCCCATCTATATTTTGAACAGTTTTTCTAATTAAATTCTTAGAGATAATTTTTTCAAATGAAGAATTGGCCATATGGGGATCATGAGATATTTTATTGTGGTTTTATCACTATTTATCATAGAATTCAGACAGTGAACACCCATTGCAAACTATTACCACCACAAACACTGTTTGTGAAACACGTCATGAAGAGAAATGTATCAGGCTGCTCATTATTGTGTTTATAAAACAATACTGAAAGCAATAGCGTATACAGAGCCCTTCGCAACTTCACAGTCTGTTTTACTTTTTGAGAAAGAATAATTTCTTGtgatttatataataataagaaaagcttttttaaatgctattttttattCCAACACTTACTGCATCACTGTTCCGTTCATGGCAAATTAAATGTGCCTTTCCTGCAAGATCTAATTGAAATATTTTGAATTGCACACATTAATGTTACCCTGTAGAATGATTTGCCTTCCCTCAACcagaataatatttaatataatacaatGTGCTGTTTATATGCTCTTTCAGAATTTGTcttggtgtttctttaacttctagAAAATAAGCTCTCTTAAAACATtctttgcactgtaaaaataaaaataaaaaataaaaaaaaaaaaataaaaaaggtaattttcTGGCAGCAGGGGTGCCGGAAAATGTCTGTTGAAAAACAGAAAAGCACTGTCGGATTAAAAACATAGATAAActgtaaaccccccccccccccccccaaaaaaaaacccaAAGAAACACAGTAATTAGCTTTACCATAATTAACATCAGTTACTGTAATTCTACAAGAAATCTCCCTATAATTCCatgaaatgttttacttttaacatATATTAATTGTTAGAAGAGTCATACACCTCAAAAACACAGAATAATgatatttaaaagaataataaagaaaagcttaAGTACAGATAATTACTATTGTTATTGCGAAAAGATACTGTAAATCTAGGaccatttatttataaaacacaaaaaacatgtaattttacttTGCAAAAGCCCAGGTTTAAATTAACTGTCAGAAgtgggttttttttaatttatttattcaaatacattaataaactgtcaaaataaatgcattttctttctcTAAATATAGGTTAACTGTACTTTTGCATTGTGTCattcttcatttaaaaagtataaaCTGCATAAAACTAATTATCTTATTGAAGCAGGATAAGATTTGTCTGCATAATACTTTAAAATCATTGAAATAGAGAAattttggtccccacaatgtagtataaatatggttacatacacatacacacacacacacacacattcata is a window from the Myxocyprinus asiaticus isolate MX2 ecotype Aquarium Trade chromosome 13, UBuf_Myxa_2, whole genome shotgun sequence genome containing:
- the LOC127449986 gene encoding hemoglobin subunit alpha, which translates into the protein MSLSDKDKATVKALWNKISSRADEIGAEALGRMLTVYPQTKTYFAHWADLSPGSGPVKKHGKTIMAAVGDAVGKLDDLVGGLASLSELHAFKLRVDPSNFKILAHNLIVVIGMLFPGDFTPDVHVSVDKFFQNLALALSEKYR
- the LOC127449984 gene encoding hemoglobin subunit beta-like, which translates into the protein MVEWTDFERSAILGLWGKLNPDEIGPQALARCLIVYPWTQRYFASFGNLSSPAAIMGNPKVAAHGRTVMGGLERAIKNMDNIKATFAPLSVMHSEKLHVDPDNFRLLSDCITVVAAMKFGPAGFSADIQEAWQKFLMVVVSALGRQYH